The following are encoded together in the Nocardioides sp. Arc9.136 genome:
- the lepB gene encoding signal peptidase I, translating to MTTEDRDLDPADDTVGTPDGSRSSSSPDGAAAEKKRKHLPVWQETILLLGIALVLAVVIKALFVQAFYIPSQSMEPGLVKNDRILVQKVSYWFGREPQRGDVVVFEDPGSWLSDSEDAEPTNGLTSLMAKIGLYPTGGHLVKRVVGVAGDTITCCDKKGRISVNGKPLNEDAYVKQEKGIDCRGPMTGNCSWSAGPVPEGQLFVMGDNRGHSADSSAHLCLPEQETDCTENPYVPVDSVVGKVFVLLWPTDRFDWVGRPDAFADVPDPS from the coding sequence GTGACCACCGAAGACCGCGACCTCGATCCCGCCGACGACACCGTCGGCACGCCGGACGGGTCGCGGTCTTCGTCGTCTCCCGACGGCGCGGCGGCCGAGAAGAAGCGCAAGCACCTGCCGGTCTGGCAGGAGACGATCCTGCTGCTCGGCATCGCGCTGGTGCTGGCCGTGGTCATCAAGGCGCTCTTCGTCCAGGCCTTCTACATCCCCTCGCAGTCCATGGAGCCCGGGCTGGTCAAGAACGACCGGATCCTGGTGCAGAAGGTCTCCTACTGGTTCGGCCGCGAGCCGCAGCGCGGCGACGTCGTCGTCTTCGAGGACCCGGGCAGCTGGCTCAGCGACAGCGAGGACGCCGAGCCCACCAACGGGCTGACCTCGCTGATGGCCAAGATCGGGCTCTACCCGACCGGTGGCCACCTGGTGAAGCGGGTCGTCGGCGTCGCCGGTGACACCATCACCTGCTGCGACAAGAAGGGCCGGATCTCGGTCAACGGCAAGCCGCTGAACGAGGACGCCTACGTCAAGCAGGAGAAGGGCATCGACTGCCGCGGGCCGATGACCGGCAACTGCAGCTGGTCGGCCGGCCCCGTGCCCGAGGGCCAGCTGTTCGTCATGGGTGACAACCGCGGCCACTCCGCCGACTCCAGCGCGCACCTGTGCCTGCCCGAGCAGGAGACCGACTGCACCGAGAACCCCTACGTCCCGGTGGACTCAGTGGTCGGCAAGGTGTTCGTGCTGCTCTGGCCCACCGACCGCTTCGACTGGGTGGGGCGTCCCGACGCGTTCGCGGACGTGCCCGACCCGTCCTGA
- a CDS encoding ribonuclease HII, with protein sequence MSVLPRGSTVRRDAGIYGYERALRRHGIEPIAGVDEAGRGACAGPLVAGACILPSGKAGIVPGLADSKLLTERARERCYDQVVRRAVAWSVVVVPHDECDRLGMHVANVEALRRAVALLDVPPAYVLTDGFPVDGLGVPGLAVWKGDRVAACIAAASVLAKVTRDRIMREMDADWPAYDFATHKGYITETHTAALLQHGPSPVHRMRFVNVRRAAGLEPDDRVHNEDAVPVEALEDLS encoded by the coding sequence GTGAGCGTCCTCCCACGTGGCTCGACCGTCCGGCGTGACGCCGGCATCTACGGCTACGAGCGCGCCCTGCGCCGGCACGGCATCGAGCCGATCGCCGGGGTCGACGAGGCCGGCCGCGGCGCCTGCGCCGGGCCCCTGGTCGCCGGTGCCTGCATCCTCCCGTCGGGGAAGGCCGGCATCGTCCCGGGCCTGGCCGACAGCAAGCTGCTGACCGAGAGGGCGCGCGAGCGCTGCTACGACCAGGTCGTGCGGCGCGCGGTGGCCTGGTCGGTCGTCGTGGTCCCGCACGACGAGTGCGACCGGCTCGGCATGCACGTGGCGAACGTCGAGGCGCTGCGCCGGGCCGTCGCCCTGCTCGACGTGCCTCCCGCGTACGTGCTCACCGACGGGTTCCCCGTGGACGGCCTGGGGGTGCCCGGCCTGGCGGTCTGGAAGGGCGACCGGGTCGCCGCGTGCATCGCGGCGGCCTCGGTCCTCGCGAAGGTCACCCGCGACCGCATCATGCGCGAGATGGACGCCGACTGGCCGGCGTACGACTTCGCGACGCACAAGGGCTACATCACCGAGACCCACACCGCGGCGCTGCTGCAGCACGGCCCGTCGCCGGTGCACCGGATGCGGTTCGTCAACGTGCGCCGGGCGGCCGGGCTCGAGCCGGACGACCGCGTGCACAATGAGGACGCCGTACCCGTCGAGGCCCTGGAGGACCTGTCATGA